The Chlorocebus sabaeus isolate Y175 chromosome 1, mChlSab1.0.hap1, whole genome shotgun sequence genome includes a region encoding these proteins:
- the CYB561A3 gene encoding lysosomal membrane ascorbate-dependent ferrireductase CYB561A3 codes for MIRMASGWFYLSCLLLGSLGSMCILFTIYWMQYWRGGFAWNGSIYMFNWHPVLMVAGMVVFYGGASLVYRLPQSWVGPKLPWKLLHAALHLMAFILTVVGLVAVFTFHNHGKIANLYSLHSWLGITAVFLFACQWCLGFAVFLLPWASMWLRSLLKPIHVFFGAAILSLSIASVISGINEKLFFSLKNTTRPYNSLPSEAVFANSTGMLVAAFGLLVLYILLASSWKRPEPGILTDRQPLLHDGE; via the exons ATGATCAGAATGGCATCGGGATGGTTCTACCTGTCCTGCCTGCTGCTGGGGTCCCTGGGCTCCATGTGCATCCTCTTCACTATCTACTGGATGCAGTACTGGCGTGGTGGCTTTGCCTGGAATGGCAGTATCTACATGTTCAACTGGCACCCGGTGCTTATGGTTGCTGGCATGGTGGTATTCTACGGAGGTG CGTCACTGGTGTACCGCCTGCCCCAGTCGTGGGTGGGGCCCAAACTGCCCTGGAAACTCCTCCATGCAGCGCTGCACCTGATGGCCTTCATCCTCACTGTTGTGGGGCTGGTTGCTGTCTTTACGTTTCACAACCATGGAAAGATTGCCAACCTGTACTCCCTGCACAGCTGGCTGGGCATCACTGCTGTCTTCCTCTTCGCCTGCCAG TGGTGCCTGGGCTTTGctgtcttcctcctgccctgGGCGTCCATGTGGCTGCGCAGCCTCCTGAAACCCATCCACGTCTTTTTTGGAGCCGCCATCCTCTCTCTGTCCATCGCATCCGTCATTTCCGGCATTAACGAGAAGCTTTTCTTCAGTTT GAAAAACACCACCAGGCCATACAACAGCCTGCCCAGTGAGGCGGTCTTTGCCAACAGCACCGGGATGCTGGTGGCGGCCTTCGGGCTGCTGGTGCTCTACATCCTTCTGGCTTCATCTTGGAAGCGCCCAGAGCCAGGGATCTTGACCGACAGACAG CCCCTGCTGCATGATGGGGAGTGA